The sequence ACCCGGACGATCCTGATTGGGGCAAATGTTTCTTTCTAATGAACCTTCTTAAAAAAACTGTATGAAGAATATACTTAAAATAGTTGGTCTGCCGGCTTTATTGATCAGTGTGTTGCCGGCCTGTCATAAAGTGGATGTTCCCATTACTACTGAAATTACACCGGATGTATTCCCACTGGATTCTACCCAGTTTTCGTCCGTAGCAGGCCCGGTATATGTAGCTTTCCGGGGCAACTATTCCCTCGACTACTGGTTTATGCAAAACCTTTCCACCGATATGGCTATCCTGCCTGCGCGTGGTGGTAACTGGTATGATAATAAGAACTACCTCGACCTGCATTACCATAGCTGGACCAAGGACCACCCCTGGACACAAAGTTGCTGGGCCTGGTTGTCCAAAATTATCGGCGTGGCCAATCAGTCTATCTCCATCTTGCAGCAGAACATGACTGCCGGTACCTACAAAACGCAAACCCTGGCCGAAATGCGGGGTATGCGGGCGATCGCCTATTTCATGATGATGGACCTCTATGGCAACGTGCCCCTGTACACAGAGTATGGTGACTTCTCTGCCAGGCCCAAAGCGCCCCGTGAAGAAGTGTTCGACTTTATTGAAACGGAACTTAAAGCCATATTGCCCGATCTGAGTACTACCGTTGGTGTGTCTACCTATGGCCGGCCTACCCGTTATATGGCGCAGGCGCTCCTGGCCAAAATGTACCTGAATGCGCCGCAATATATCGGAAACACCCGGTACAATGAATGTATCGCTGCCTGCGATGATATCATTAGCAGCAACAAATATGCGTTGGAAGCACGCAGCACCTACCTCAGCATGTTCTATCCCAACAATGGTCCTGCCTTCAAGGAATTTATTTTTGCTATTCCCTATGATGCAGCAGCCACCAGTGGTAGCTACCTCGGCGTAAACGGGTATATGTACTATGCGCGGTATGACCTGCCACGCTCTACCCGTACTAAATATAACCTGCCCTTTGTGCCCAGCTCTGCGCAAAGCACGCTGCCCGTGTATTATGCCAATTTCAATGACCCCAATGATATACGCAATAAGCAATGGCTGACCGGCTTGCAATACCTGGCTGATGGGGTAACGCCGTTGACGGTAACTACCACCAAAAAAGGATACGATCAGTTTTATACCGGTACTGATGGCGGCGATGCCTATACCTACCAGGTAGATCTTACCCCGGATGTTGTTTTACGCCAGAATCCTTCCCTGTTTGATTGCGGCAATGATGAAATAGCCTGGAACATGGGTTATCGAAACATCAAATTCTATCCGGATGCTACGTCTGCCACCCGCAACCAGAACAACGATGTACCTGTTTTGCGCTATTCTGACATTGTACTGATGAAAGCGGAAGCCATCCTGCGCGGTGGAACACCTACACTGAGCCAGACAGCCCTTTCCCTGGTGAACCAGTTGCGGGCAGAGCGTTCCACATCCGCTGCCTGGTCGACTGTAACACTGGACAGTATATATGCCGAACGTTGCCGGGAATTTGCCTGGGAAACCTGGCACCGGAATGATATGATCCGCTTTGGAAAATATGAAGGCTCCTGGGGCTTTAAAACCAACAATGAAGTATACAGAAGGATATTCCCGATCCCGACGAATGCTATGACATTGAATACAAGCCTCACGCCAAACGATGGATATCAATAGCCAACGAGAGGTAGAAACCTTTCCTGGTGACGCCCGCAAAGGTGTCACCATCCTCTCCTGGATTAAACTTAGTTCTATAAGCAAGCAGAACTGATATAGCAATGTAACACCGGGGTTGTCTAGCCCCGGTATTCTTATTTTAGCAAAACAATCAACAGACTAATGAAGCATACCGGTACACCAACAAGGCTGCAATCGCTGGATGCCCTGCGTGGCTTTGATATGTGCTGGATCATCAGTGGTGAATTCATCGTGCACGCCTGGGCCAAAGCAGATGATAACCCCGTAATAGGGTGGATGAGCAGCCAGTTGCACCATTCAGACTGGAACGGTTTCACCTTTTATGACATGATCTTTCCCCTGTTCATCTTTATAGCAGGTGTCTCCATGCCTTATTCTTTTGCCCAGCAGTTGGCAAAAGCAGGGGGCGACAGGGGAGTGGCTAAAAAGAATATCTATAGAGCGCTCCTTAAACGTACCCTAATATTGATATTACTTGGCATGGTGGTAAATGGCTTGCTGCAATGGAAAGGATATGAATACACCCGCTTTGCCAGCGTATTGGGCAGGATTGCTTTGTCCTGCTTCTTTGCTGCCTGTATCTTTTTAAACTACCACTTGCGCGGGCAGGTCATCTGGTGCCTGGCTTTATTGATGGGTTATTGGGCTGCTATGTTATTGATCCCTGTGCCGGGTTTTGGCGCCGGAGTGTTGACGCCTGAAGGCAATCTCGCCGCCTGGGTAGACAGGATGTGGCTGCCCGGTAAACTGCACCGTAAAGTATATGATCCCGAAGGATTACTGTCTACCATACCAGCCATTGCTTCAGCGCTCCTGGGTATTTTTACCGGGCAGTTCCTGCGCTGGCAATCGATGCAATGGACGCCACGTCGCAAGGCGGGAGCCTTGATAGTCGCCGGCGTGGCGCTGTTGCTGCTGGGAAAATGGTGGGATATTGTTTTCCCGATCAATAAAATTATATGGACATCTTCTTTTGTGCTGTATGCCGGTGGATGGAGCCTGCTGTTGTTGGCGCTGTTTTATGGGTTGATTGATGTGGCAGGGTTTAAAAAGTGGAGCCTGCCCTTTACCTGGATTGGTCTTAATTCCATACTTATTTACATGGCCGTGCATGGCATCATTAATTTTGAATCTACGGCACAGTTTCTGTTCGGTGGATGGATCAAACAGGCACCGGAGGCATGGCAGCCGGTATGGTTATGGACCGGCGTAGCGCTTATACAACTGGCTTTATTGTATTTTTTATACAGGAAGAAATGGTTCCTGAAAGTGTGAGGTTTTAAACAACAACTATGACCCGGAAGAATATTCTTATTGCATGCATCAGCCTCCTGTTCCTGCAGCAGGTACAGGCCCAGTTAAACATACCCGCCGCCCGTGCATTGGTGCAGCGTGTAGTACCCGGTAAGGCCGACCAGTTTATCATTGAGCCATTAACCCCGGCAGCAGGTAAGGATGTTTTTGAGCTGGACTACGACTTCCACCAGGGAAAAAATGTTTTACGGGGCAACAACGGCGTGGCAATAGCCGCCGCCTTATACTTCTACCTCAATGAATATTGCCATGCGCAGGTTACCTGGAATGGCGTTAACCTGGCGCTGCCTGCAATATTGCCCATAGTTGATACCCCTGTACACAGGGCTACTCCCTATGAATACCGGTACTACCTCAATTACTGCACCTTCAATTACAGCATGAGCTGGTGGGACTGGCCCCGCTGGGAAAAAGAGATTGACTGGATGGCCCTGCATGGCATCAACATGCCCCTGGCCATTACCGGGGAGGAATATACCTGGTACCTCGTTTATAAAGAGATGGGTTTTAGTGATGCTGATCTGAAGGACTTCTTTTCCGGCCCCGCTTACTTTTCCTGGTTCTGGATGGGCAACCTCGATGCCTGGGGAGGGCCACTGCCGCTGGACTGGATGAAACGTCATTTTGAGCTACAGAAAAAGATACTGCAACGGCAAAGGGCGCTTGGCATGAAACCGGTATTGCCTGCTTTTACCGGCCATGTGCCACCTGCTTTTAAAAAGAAATTCCCCCGGGCCAAACTCAAAGCCACCAATTGGACCAATGGTTTTGCCGATACCTATATCCTCGATGCACAGGACTCTTTATTTGCAGAGATCGGCAAACGTTTCCTGCAAATGCAAACGAAGTTGCTGGGTACCGATCACCTGTACTCAGCCGACACCTTCAATGAGAATGAGCCGCCCTCCGATGAACCGGAATTCCTGGGCCGGCTGAGTGCAAGGGTATATGAAGGCATGCGCCAGGCCGATACCGCTGCTGTATGGGTGATGCAGGGCTGGCTGTTTTACAGCGACCGAAAATTCTGGAAAGCACCGCAAATAGAGGCCTTGCTCAAGGCGGTGCCCAATGATAAAATGATCCTGCTGGACCTGGCCACGGAAATAGAGCCCGTATGGAAGAGAACGCAGGCTTTTTATGGCAAGCCCTGGATATGGAACATGCTGCACAATTTCGGTGGCAATACCAACCTGTTCGGCAGGATAGAAGGAGTAGCGAAGGGGCCGGCGGAAGCGTTGCAGGATGCCGCCAGTGGCAACATGAAAGGCATTGGCCTTACCATGGAAGGCATTGAACAAACACCGGTATTGTATGAGCTGATGATGCACCATACCTGGCGGAAGGAACCCATTGACCTTGACCAATGGCTGCCGCAATACCTCCATAACCGTTATGGCGTATTGGACCCTCATGCGCTCAATGCCTGGCAGGTGTTGAGGAATACTGTATACAATGGCAAGCTCATCCGCGATGGGGCCGAATCCATCCTGCAGGCAAGGCCCACTTTCGATTCATTGACCCGCTGGACAAAAACAACCCTGAATTACAATGCCAAAGACCTGTTGCCTGCCTGGGATGCTCTCCTGCAGGCGGCGGAAGCCTGTAAGAACAGCGACGGCTTTCAATATGACCTGGTAGATGTGACCAGGCAGGTGCTGGCGAATTATGCCTTGCCCCTGCAACGGCAGTGGGTAGCGGCTTACAGGAATAAAGATCTGGTGAAGTTTAAACAGCTAAGCAACCAGTTCATCACATTAATGGATGACTTGGACAAGCTGCTGACTACGCGCAAGGATTTCCTGCTGGGGCCCTGGATAGCCGATGCCCGGCGTTGGGGAACTACTAAAACGGAAAAGGCATTGTATGAAAAGAATGCCCGCGATCTCATCACATTATGGGGTGATGCCAACAGCCCCCTCCATGAATATGCCTGCCGCCAGTGGAGTGGCCTGATCAGTGATTTTTACAAACCCCGCTGGCAGCAGTTCTTTGCGAAGGTGGAGCAGGCGCTGGCTGCCGGGAAGGACATCAACGTGGAGGCCTTTCAGCGGGAAATAGCTGCCTGGGAATGGAAATGGGTGAACAAAAGGAAGGACTATGCCTTAAAGCCCGTTGGTGATCCTATTGTCATTGCCCGACAGATTCACCGGAAATACCGGGACATTATCGGGCAGGCGCACCAGGATCGCTAACTGTTTAGTATCTTAATGATTGCTTCTAATAATGCTATATGAATAAACTTCAAACTGCTGACTATATTGTTTTCCTGGTATACTTTGTCCTGGTATCACTATATGGATTGTTTATTTACCTGAGAAAGAAAAAAGCCGTTACCGATTCCAAAGACTTCTTCCTCGCCGAAGGTTCACTGACCTGGTGGGCCATTGGCGCGTCTCTCATTGCCTCTAATATTTCTGCGGAACATTTTATTGGTATGTCGGGCTCGGGTTTTGCCCTCGGCCTGGCCATCTCCACGTATGAATGGATGGCAGCAGCTACATTGATCATTGTAGCTGTTTTTTTTATACCCCTGTACCTGAAGAACAAAATTTACACCATGCCCCAGTTCCTGGCGAAGCGGTATGATGACAAGGTGAGTACCATCATGGCTGTTTTCTGGTTGCTGGTATATGTTTTTGTCAACCTGACCTCCATTATCTACCTGGGTGCTATTGCTATTACATCCATTACCGGCATCAGCTTTGCCTGGTGTATAGCGGGGTTAAGTATATGTTCTGTTATTGTTACCCTGGGGGGCATGAAGGTCATCGGCTATACAGATGTCATCCAGGTGCTGGTGCTTATAGCTGGAGGTCTCATCACTACCTATCTGGCGCTTACATTATTGTCGGAAAAATTTGGCTATGGGACCGACGTGCTCAAAGGGCTTAACTTATTACGGCAGCAAGCCGATTCCCATTTCCACATGATCTTTAAGGAAGACCATCCTTACTATAAAGACCTGCCGGGGCTCTCGGTATTGATTGGCGGTATGTGGATCAATAACCTGAACTACTGGGGATGCAATCAATACATCACCCAACGGGCGTTGGGCGCTGACCTCAAAACGGCCCGTAATGGCATTCTGTTTGCGGCCTTCCTTAAATTGCTCATACCGGTCATTGCGGTATTGCCCGGCATTGCCATGTATGTGATGCACCAGCATGGAATGTTTCAGCAGGAGATGACCGATGCTACAGGCGCCATCAAGCCCGACCATGCGTATCCCACTTTGATGAACCTGTTGCCTCCGGGATTAAAAGGAATGGCTTTTGCGGCGTTGACAGCCGCTGTGGTAGCTTCGCTGGCCGGTAAAACCAATAGTATTGCCACCATCTTTTCATTGGACATTTACAAGAAGTACTTTAAAAAAGATGCTACCGAAAAGCAGGTGGTGCGTACAGGCCGGTGGGTAGTTATTGTTGCCATGTTGATCGGGGCGGTGGTAGCGCCCGCCCTGCGTACGCTCGATCAGGCTTACCAGTTTATACAGGAGTATGTAGGTTTTATATCGCCGGGTGTGCTGGCTATTTTCCTCATGGGGCTCTTCTGGAAAAAGACCACGGCCGCTGCTGCGCTGGCCGGCACCTTACTCACCATACCGGTATCTACCTTGCTTAAATTTCTGCCTTCCTGGACCAATGGCGCTTTCCCGGACTATCCTTTCCTGGATCGTATGACCATCACCTTTGTACTTATCATTATAGTGATGGTATCGATCAGTCTGCTCAAGCCACGTCAGCCGGGTCCAAAGGACTCCTTACGGAGCAAAGAACAGCCGGTTATTATTGATAAGTCCATGTTCAGGGTATCGCCGGTATTTATGATCGGCTCGGTGATCATTCTCGGTATCCTGGCTGCGCTGTATACGGTGTTTTGGTAAGAGTTTAATTAATGCAGGGGATAAGCGTTGGGAGAGTACCTTAAAAGAAGGAATACTGACCTTAAGTACCTTTTATTGACCTCTTGATATGATCATTTATTTTTTCACTTACTCTCCCTTCAATCCAATCCCATCCATCTACGTATTGCTCGTAATCAAAACCCTCCTCGTTAACGAGGTGAGGTATTTGTTCCAGGAAATTGGCCGCCGATATCTCAATCAATTGGGTATACAGCAAATTCGACAATTCGATTTCCATACTATCGCAGATCAATGTGGTTCTGCGTTTTTTTACCGAAGCATTTTTTAAGACTTCAATTGTAATCAATGAAAAGAAAAATGTAAGTAGTTCGGCCCGGGGGCCAATTCGTTTTACGATATCAAACCGGTTTTCTGGATTTACCAGGGCCGGTTTAAATTTTTTCGTACCGTAGATACTGTGGAATAAACCTGCAATGCACACGTATTCACGGCAACCCCATGATTTTAAAATATTGTACGTGCCCATTAAATGATCATTTAATGACCTGTTGCTATGTGTTGTGGTAGTTCCCCCAATCCGCTCAAGATAATATATGTGCTCCCTTAGTTTCATAGTGTTTTAGTTAAACAGGGGATGAATAAGGTCCTGAGTATACAGAAGGTTATTCATCCCGTTTTGCAACTAAAAATCCACACCAACGGTTACCGTGATCGCTTTGGTGTCAGCGGAGCCCTTAACCTTGTTAAGATTCGATTGAACCAGGTTTGCTATCTTGTCCTGGGAAATAAGGACTTTGCCGGTGGTTGGATTCACTGTAAAGTCCTTTGCTGATAGTTTGGTTACTCCAGCCTTTGGCTTGGTAACTAAACTCTTTTTTGTTGCCATACAAAAATATTTAGGTTATAAAAATTGGGCTATTATTGTAGTGTTTTGCCTAGCAGCCCATTTTACTAAGCAAAAACAGTTTCTGCCAGCGTCAAATTCTGCGAGCCTGAATTTTCATCAATGCTTACCAAACTGCTGATCTTATTAGCTATTTTTGAAGTTGCCATTACATTGGTATCTCTTACAGCAAGACTTAGATAATGATCATCATAGAATATTATTAATCCGTGCTCTGTAAGGAAATCCAGTTTTTCATTTATATCTGCTTCAGAGGCTTTTCTAAATAGTGATTCTTCCTGTATTTTCTGAATAAGCAGTGCCCTGCGAATAGCTTTATCACAATACTGATAGATCAGTTTCGATACGGATGATAAAACATAGATCGGATGCCGCGCAATGGGTCTGAGGTCCCATATCAATAAGTGGTCTTCATTTTCGCAATAGAACAAAGCAGATTCCTCGTGGGATAGCCGCCATTTTTTAATACTGGAAAAAAAGGGGGTTAAATTTTTGTAATCGGGTGCGTAATCTTTATATCCATAAGTAAAGTAGTAAGCCAGATTGAATAAAGATTCTTCTCCGAAGGGATATATATAGCTATAGGTAGGATAGGGCTTTATGTCTTTAAAGCCCATCACGTCCGACTGGTCAAAATTAGGACTGAAGCGATCCAGGCGGATTGGAGCACAACTGTTTGGAGGCGTTAGATGAGATAACAGAGGAATGAGTTTCGTCACCTGCAGGTATTCTTCAATATCTTCATATGGGAAACCATATAGCACATTCCATTCCACTCCCATATCCAATTCTTTACACCATTTTAATAACTGGATATTTTGCAAAGGACTGACTCCTTTACGCATTAACTTGAGCGTTGTCTTGCAAAAGCTTTCAATACCCGGTTGTATACAGGTAATGCCCGATTGCTTTAGTTTTTCCAATTGATCTTTGGTCAGGTTAGCCTTTACCTCATAAAAAAGATTATATGCTGTTCTTTTCCTGACCTCGATAAGTGCGGGAATAAAATCTTTGAAATAGTTGTAATCAAGAATGTTGTCCACCACTGAGATTTCATGGTGTGGATATTTTTTCAGGAGATGCTCAAACTCTTTTAAAGCCCTGGGAGCGGATTTGGTGCGTTGATTCATTGTATCCCCATTCAGGCCACAAAACGTGCAATGATTTTTCATACCCCACCAGCATCCCCTGGAAGTTTCAAAAAGGATCCGTGGAGAGAATTTTTTATGCAGCTTTGTTCGGGATAATTGTTCAAAATAATCGTCATATGTCACAAAAGGCAAATTGTCGATATGCCCAGAAAGTCTTGCATTAGTGGGGGGGCGTGAGAAAAAAATATGCACATTAGATTGTGAAATGACACCCGGATAGTTATCGCAGTCACTGCCTCCCAATATAGACGTTACCAGTTTTGTAAAAGAATCTTCACCTTCTCCTGAGATAACATAATCTACAAAATCAAATTGACGGATTACTTCCACACCCATTACGCCCTCATTGTTCGCTCCCCCGAAACAGATTTTAATGTCCTTATTCTCCAACTTGATCTGTTTCGCTAAAGCCAGAGAGGCCACTTGCTGCTGAAAAACTGATGTGAATCCTACAATAGCCGGCTTTCTGTCCAGAACCATGCGCGAAGCTTCTTTGATAAAGGCGTTAGTCCGGTCTTTTATCTCCATGATCTGCTTAATAAAGCGCTGGTTGATTTTCTTTTTATTATATTTTGTTTTGTTATGTAAAACATTTTTTCCTAAAAGAACCTCTTGTATAAATTCTTCATCCTGGGCCCGCGTTTCGAACAGGTTATGTGAAAAAAGCCATTCCCCTAGCATGTCGTGATTCACAGGAAATCCGCAAGCTATCTTTGAATAGATGGATACACCGGTAACTTCAGCAAAGAGAAGGTTCAGATATAAGATCCCAACATCTATTTTTTTGCAGGCTAAGGACTCCCTGATCAGCGAAAGACCTATAGAAGGAGTAACTACAGGCGCGAAAGGCATATTTATCAACAATACATCATTTCTCATAGCAAAAAGTATTTGTTAGTGCGTGCACCCTACCAATCAGATTGCTCAGTTCCGGTGCGTCAATTGCTGCATCCGTAAGCCTTGAATAAAGGAATGGAATATTCTTTTGCAAATGTTGAATTGCAGTATCTGTTTTTTTCTTCCTCGCACCGGAAACTATATTTTCGGATACCAGGAATAGATTAAAATCATAGAGTACGTTGTAAATGATATAGGCCTGTGTCATTACAGGTAAGGATTTCAGCCGGTTAGTAACTGGCGATTCGATCCTGATCTGTTCATATTCATGCAAGTCAGGCATGTTATAAGCCCACTGCATCCATATTCTTTGATGGATAAGTTCATGAATGAGGGATTCTGCAAAAGCCACCTCATTTGTCTGAAAGGGATTGATAAAAATAGCCCCGAAATATTGCGTTCTTAAATTATAGCTGAATCGTATTGAATCCCCGAAATCTGGTGTCAAAAATACATAGCTGATCGTTTCGAACAGATCATTATATAACCCGGGAGAATACTTTTGAAGGATTGACAGGGAGTTTTCAATAAGCAATTTCATTTCATCAACTGTCCCTTTTGTACTGAAGATAGTTGGATATATATCTTCGGATATGAATCCTGTAAAAGCATTTTTAAGTGGCAAACAAACTGTCAGGATTTGAGTATTATCCATTTTATGAACTAGAAAGTGATTGGTCTCGTTCAACTCAAACTTGTTCTCATGGAAAAAATAGCATTTCTGATAATAAAAAAACCTCGTTGCAAGATGTTTTGTTGTCGCGACAGGCTCGTGTTCAATTCCCAACTGCATTCCAATCAGATTCAATAGATTTTTCTGGGAGGATGTGTCTTTTTGCAGACTGAAATCAACAAGGCATTTAAAAAGTTCAGGGTTTTTCCAAAACCTGGTTTCTGAAGAATGTGTAGTATAATAATCAATCAGATCATTTACCTGTCCTTCTATTTTCTTAGTGACATATCTTTCATGAATACACCTGTGTAGTATATTAGGAAAAAAATCAATGGCCATAGTTTGGATAACTTCAATATTGCTGAAGATATCTTCCTGGTCGAACAAAGACTGGTAGAGTTGATTATATTTATCCATAGACCCCATATCCTGTATTTTCCTGTAAAGAAACTATAGGGTACATTCGGGAAAAAGTTCTCTAAATCGACACAAGGATTTACTGTATCGATAGGCCGATACGTTAAATTAAAATAGACAAAAGATTGCAATGCTTCAGGTCTTGACCTCGAATTAACACAATAACCTAAGCTACTTATGCGGAGCGAAAGGGCAGAGACTAATAATGCTAAGAGTTGTTAGACATTGGTAGAGGATTGTAATTCTCTAAATATAATACTTTTTCCTGATCGTGAAAACTTTTTAATGCTTTTCAGTTTCTGGATAAAGGCGCAGCTTCCTATTCCTTCTACGTTTTTTGTAGCCCGATAGCCCTGTTAATGTCAGCATACCGATCTTGTTTATTCGAAATAAAAGAGATCATTCCGCATCCCGAATGAGGCAATAAGAGTTTATGACCGTTGTTCCTATTCGTGTTGGAAAGCTACTTGTTTATGTAACTAAAAAACACCGTATTTACACCCATGTCGTTGGGTTAAAACACGGTATTTTGGATAAGAATAGGGAAAGATGTCACCTCTGATTGAGGGATTAACTATCCTTCTTCTTCGCTTCCTGGTAAGGTTGGTTAATAAGCGTATTGGGCTTTAAGTACACGTAATTCTTTTGAAAGTCAAGAATGGTATTGAACCTTTTCAATACCTCATTGCCCAATATATGCGTTTTAAACCTGGCCGGATTGGCGGTTGCCAGCAGTTGTACAGGAATATTTAACAGCACCTCTTTCCCAAGATTCAGCCTTTCATTATTCACTGTAAGTACAGGCACTTCCTTACCCTGCCCGTTTTTCAGAATCACTTTTTTAATCACTTCCAGGTCTTTCGGGTAATTTTGCTCCTGCATCAGTACGGTATCTAACATAATGGTCCGCTGATAGCCGTTGTCAAACAGGAAACGGTTCCTGTACTTCTTATCTTTTACCTGTAGCTCTGCCTGTATGCAAAACAATGTATGGGTGTATTCTATATCGAACCGGGAATACTGCTTGTCTATCTTAGACAGCCTGGAATGCACAATGAAAATGTTTTTATCATAATCTATTTCAACAATCTTCCCGTCAAACAGGTCCCAGCCAAACCGTCCGTCTGTGCCCTGCCCGGATAACACAACCGGGTAAACGGGCAGGCTGTCCCAGGTCAGGTTCCCGATCTGTAAAGTCTTGTCAGCTTTTAAACTTTGTGATAGTGATACATGCGTTTTATTTTTGATCGCATCTTCGGTCAATAGCAGGCCGGTTGTTCCTGAATCAAACTTCAGGTCCAGGGTATCTACCTTGTTGAGGATGGCCTTGACCTTTATGTTATTGAATTCGGTTAATGTAAAGGGAATGGTGTCGTGGGTTTCTGGTCTTTGTTGGGAGTAATCTTTGATGGACTGGCTTTCAATCCTTGTATAGCAGGTGTCTTTGCCATTCAGTAATACGATAAAATCAACCTGTTCGCCTTGTTTTATCTTTACTTTGATAGAATCTATATCAGTATAAAACTTAATCCATTTGGCTTTCACGCTTTTGGTGACCGTGTAAACGTCGGGATTGGTTTCCGGATTTAGATGCCAGTTGCGCCGGTCATCTTCACCTTCAATAATAAACGCTTTGGGAGAGTTGGCTTTAATTACCGGCAGGCGTTTTTGAGCAACTACAAAAGACGGCGCCAGGAGAATACATAGGAATAAATATTTCATCTCTGTCTTCTTATAATAAAAAACCCGGATGCATGCAGAGCAGCGGCAAACCGGGAATAACAGTACAAATGTAAGTTGCGGTCGGATAATTAGCAAGGCATTCATAAGGCCCACTAACCACTCACCATTTACCACTCGCCATTCACAACCCCCTCTTCCCATCTGCCCAATACGCATCGGTGCGTATCTGGCTTGCTTCCACGCCTTTTTGCAACAGGTATTTCCTGAACCGGCTGATGGACAATGCCCGGCCGGCCAGGTAAA comes from Paraflavitalea devenefica and encodes:
- a CDS encoding RiPP maturation radical SAM C-methyltransferase, with translation MRNDVLLINMPFAPVVTPSIGLSLIRESLACKKIDVGILYLNLLFAEVTGVSIYSKIACGFPVNHDMLGEWLFSHNLFETRAQDEEFIQEVLLGKNVLHNKTKYNKKKINQRFIKQIMEIKDRTNAFIKEASRMVLDRKPAIVGFTSVFQQQVASLALAKQIKLENKDIKICFGGANNEGVMGVEVIRQFDFVDYVISGEGEDSFTKLVTSILGGSDCDNYPGVISQSNVHIFFSRPPTNARLSGHIDNLPFVTYDDYFEQLSRTKLHKKFSPRILFETSRGCWWGMKNHCTFCGLNGDTMNQRTKSAPRALKEFEHLLKKYPHHEISVVDNILDYNYFKDFIPALIEVRKRTAYNLFYEVKANLTKDQLEKLKQSGITCIQPGIESFCKTTLKLMRKGVSPLQNIQLLKWCKELDMGVEWNVLYGFPYEDIEEYLQVTKLIPLLSHLTPPNSCAPIRLDRFSPNFDQSDVMGFKDIKPYPTYSYIYPFGEESLFNLAYYFTYGYKDYAPDYKNLTPFFSSIKKWRLSHEESALFYCENEDHLLIWDLRPIARHPIYVLSSVSKLIYQYCDKAIRRALLIQKIQEESLFRKASEADINEKLDFLTEHGLIIFYDDHYLSLAVRDTNVMATSKIANKISSLVSIDENSGSQNLTLAETVFA